A single genomic interval of Chryseobacterium paludis harbors:
- a CDS encoding prolyl oligopeptidase family serine peptidase has protein sequence MKRTYFIIAVNLVSCTLINAQKTNLAPSAPVTDEYFGTKIVDEYRNLEDLKDPATINWMKSQADYTDSVLGELPYKKYFVDERLKFDKRTGYSVSTLKITGGDLYFYLKKAADDKYQKLYYRKGFKGKEEFLYDPATFISTFDPGSTQKHNFTINFLSPSWDGSKIAISMSENGKEISEVIIMDVKTKQIYPEVITNLEPTTVGQVKWLEDNNSFFYTYFPVTDSNSPEYTKNTEVTFYRLGEDPKKRKNVFSRVNNPELNIDEGRFPGIVQFNQNDPYFIGNLGDVDDFTDTFIISRKDFEKGIKSWKPLYYKADKVYEKKPVGKEVYFMSGYNSPNFKLCKTDLEKPDFKNPEILVPEKKDETIKSFEITKDGMYYTTTKNGVDARFYLYRNGKDIPIKLPFVAGSVSIEIKGKEYSDVWIYCSGWANETRRLKYDLKTNQFEEENLAPLIAYPEFEGVVVEETSIKARDGVEVPLTLVYDKNIKKTGNIPVLIESYGSYGMSYSPFFARSFGMWAKKGGMVAIAHVRGGGEKGEIWHKAGYKQTKPNTWRDLIDCTEYLIKEGYTSKEKVAIWGGSAGGITVGRAVTERPDLFKAVIVDVGSTNTIRSEITPNGPGNIPEFGTVTKPDEFKALLEMDAFHHIKKGEKYPATLITTGINDSRVVSWMPAKFAAKLMANDASDNPILFKVDYEGGHMGGADLARAYANVGEVFAFVAWQLGLPGYQPKENKKK, from the coding sequence ATGAAAAGAACATATTTTATTATAGCCGTTAATTTGGTTTCCTGTACACTGATTAATGCTCAAAAAACAAATTTAGCACCTTCAGCACCAGTTACTGATGAATATTTCGGAACTAAAATAGTAGATGAATACAGAAATTTAGAAGATTTAAAAGATCCGGCTACAATTAACTGGATGAAATCTCAGGCTGATTATACCGATTCTGTACTTGGTGAACTCCCGTACAAAAAATATTTTGTGGATGAGAGATTGAAATTTGACAAGAGGACTGGATATTCAGTATCAACTTTAAAAATAACGGGCGGTGACTTATACTTTTATTTAAAAAAAGCAGCAGACGACAAATATCAAAAATTATACTACAGAAAAGGATTTAAGGGAAAAGAAGAGTTTTTATATGATCCTGCAACTTTTATTTCCACCTTCGATCCGGGTTCAACACAGAAACATAATTTCACAATTAATTTTCTGAGTCCAAGCTGGGATGGGAGTAAGATTGCAATCTCGATGTCCGAGAATGGAAAGGAAATTTCTGAAGTCATTATCATGGATGTAAAGACAAAACAGATCTATCCGGAGGTAATTACCAATCTTGAGCCTACAACTGTTGGTCAGGTAAAATGGCTGGAAGATAATAACAGCTTCTTTTACACTTATTTTCCGGTGACAGATTCAAACTCTCCGGAGTACACAAAAAATACAGAAGTAACTTTTTACAGATTGGGTGAAGATCCGAAAAAACGTAAAAATGTTTTTTCAAGAGTAAATAATCCAGAATTAAATATTGATGAAGGCCGATTCCCGGGGATTGTTCAGTTCAATCAGAATGATCCTTATTTTATTGGGAATCTGGGTGATGTAGATGATTTTACCGATACATTTATCATCAGCAGGAAAGATTTTGAAAAAGGAATTAAAAGCTGGAAACCCCTCTACTATAAGGCAGATAAGGTATATGAGAAAAAACCGGTAGGAAAAGAAGTCTATTTTATGTCGGGATATAACTCACCAAACTTTAAACTTTGTAAAACCGATCTTGAAAAACCGGATTTTAAAAATCCTGAAATTCTGGTTCCTGAAAAAAAGGATGAAACCATTAAAAGTTTTGAAATTACAAAAGATGGAATGTATTATACAACAACCAAAAATGGTGTTGATGCAAGATTCTATCTGTATAGAAATGGAAAAGATATTCCAATAAAACTACCTTTTGTCGCAGGAAGTGTTTCTATTGAGATAAAAGGTAAAGAGTATTCTGATGTCTGGATTTATTGTTCCGGCTGGGCCAATGAAACAAGAAGATTAAAATATGATTTGAAAACGAATCAGTTTGAAGAAGAAAATCTGGCACCATTGATTGCTTATCCTGAATTTGAAGGTGTAGTTGTTGAAGAAACAAGTATAAAAGCAAGAGACGGGGTAGAAGTTCCTTTGACATTGGTTTATGATAAAAATATTAAAAAAACCGGAAATATTCCTGTTTTGATAGAGTCTTACGGAAGCTACGGAATGTCGTATAGTCCATTCTTTGCAAGAAGCTTTGGTATGTGGGCTAAAAAAGGCGGTATGGTTGCTATTGCCCACGTAAGAGGCGGTGGTGAAAAAGGGGAAATCTGGCATAAAGCAGGCTACAAACAAACGAAGCCCAATACCTGGAGAGATCTAATAGATTGTACTGAATATCTGATTAAAGAAGGCTACACTTCAAAGGAAAAGGTAGCCATCTGGGGAGGTAGTGCAGGTGGAATTACTGTTGGAAGAGCTGTTACAGAGAGACCAGATCTATTTAAAGCAGTGATTGTTGATGTAGGCTCTACTAATACGATCAGAAGTGAAATTACACCTAATGGCCCTGGAAATATTCCTGAGTTTGGAACAGTAACTAAGCCTGATGAATTTAAAGCTTTATTGGAAATGGATGCTTTCCACCACATAAAAAAAGGAGAAAAATATCCTGCTACTTTGATTACAACCGGGATTAATGACAGCAGGGTTGTTTCATGGATGCCCGCTAAATTTGCCGCGAAACTAATGGCAAATGACGCTTCTGACAATCCAATACTTTTTAAAGTAGATTACGAAGGTGGACATATGGGTGGTGCTGATCTTGCGCGTGCATATGCCAATGTAGGAGAAGTTTTTGCTTTTGTTGCCTGGCAATTAGGACTTCCCGGTTATCAACCAAAAGAAAATAAAAAGAAATAA
- the map gene encoding type I methionyl aminopeptidase, whose protein sequence is MSITNESELIGMQKASEAVAYTLKEMINYAQPGMTTKDLDEYGAKILSDFGAKSAPYLTYGFPGWTCISVDNEFCHGIPTEERILKEGDLINIDVSAELNGFWADNGGSFIIGKDINQHQKLVDASKAILEKAISNIKGGVKIADIGFLMETEAKKRGFRVIKNLAGHGIGRSLHEQPDELFNYKNRFDSRRFKKNSVVAIETFISTSSNLAVELNDGWTMVGNNGGYMAQHEHTIVVTDGKPIILTEMNGILN, encoded by the coding sequence ATGTCCATAACAAACGAATCTGAATTAATAGGAATGCAAAAGGCAAGTGAAGCTGTTGCCTATACTTTAAAGGAAATGATCAATTATGCTCAGCCAGGTATGACAACAAAGGATCTTGATGAATACGGAGCAAAAATTTTATCCGACTTTGGAGCGAAATCTGCACCTTATCTGACGTATGGATTTCCGGGGTGGACATGCATCAGTGTAGATAATGAATTCTGTCATGGTATTCCGACCGAAGAAAGGATTTTAAAAGAAGGTGATTTAATAAATATTGATGTTTCAGCGGAACTCAATGGATTCTGGGCGGATAATGGAGGATCTTTTATTATTGGAAAGGATATCAACCAGCATCAGAAATTAGTGGATGCTTCTAAAGCTATTTTAGAAAAAGCAATCAGTAATATAAAAGGTGGAGTCAAAATAGCAGATATTGGATTTCTTATGGAAACTGAAGCTAAAAAAAGAGGCTTTAGAGTGATTAAGAATTTAGCAGGACATGGTATCGGAAGAAGTTTGCATGAGCAGCCTGACGAATTATTTAATTATAAAAACCGTTTTGATTCCCGGAGGTTCAAAAAAAATTCCGTGGTTGCGATAGAGACATTTATCTCGACCTCTTCAAATCTCGCCGTAGAATTAAATGACGGATGGACCATGGTAGGTAATAACGGAGGCTATATGGCACAACATGAACACACTATTGTGGTTACTGATGGGAAGCCGATCATTTTAACAGAAATGAATGGAATATTAAACTAA
- a CDS encoding thiopeptide-type bacteriocin biosynthesis protein, producing the protein MVKRQFFLEDEWLYLKIYAGIKISDILLEVAIIPVIEWCKERNYISQFFFIRYNDPKPHIRLRIKLKNTKSYNEVLNKASNVFKKFIDSGEISNISVDVYNREVERYGQNTIEDAEALFCINSEYTLQCLHFDDEEKIIVSLFYIDEVLNRINLNIQEKLEWIKVFNDAFKKEFNADKKLNSQLDRKYREFKPKFIDFLKSEEFSEERHFLISNVEESAAVLQNIKFHNDNKSLEIPLHTFFQSIFHMNINRLFVSNQRVFEMVIYDYLVRYYKTIAYRSL; encoded by the coding sequence ATGGTAAAAAGACAATTTTTTCTAGAAGATGAATGGCTGTATCTGAAAATTTATGCAGGTATAAAGATTTCGGATATTCTTTTGGAAGTTGCTATTATACCAGTCATCGAATGGTGTAAGGAAAGAAATTATATTTCTCAATTTTTTTTTATTCGATACAATGATCCAAAACCACATATAAGACTTAGAATTAAATTAAAAAATACTAAGAGTTACAATGAAGTCTTAAATAAGGCCAGTAATGTTTTTAAAAAATTTATTGATAGCGGAGAAATTTCAAATATTTCAGTTGATGTCTACAATAGGGAAGTTGAAAGATATGGACAGAATACTATTGAAGATGCGGAAGCTTTATTCTGTATCAATAGTGAATACACATTACAATGTTTGCATTTTGATGACGAAGAGAAAATAATTGTCAGCCTTTTTTACATTGATGAAGTACTAAATAGAATTAATCTTAATATTCAGGAGAAACTTGAGTGGATAAAAGTTTTTAATGATGCATTTAAAAAGGAATTTAATGCAGATAAAAAGCTTAACAGCCAGTTAGATAGGAAATACCGGGAATTTAAGCCAAAATTTATTGATTTTCTTAAATCAGAAGAATTTTCGGAGGAAAGACATTTTCTTATTTCTAATGTTGAAGAAAGTGCAGCCGTTTTACAGAACATTAAATTTCACAATGATAATAAGTCTTTAGAAATACCTTTGCATACTTTCTTTCAAAGTATTTTTCACATGAATATCAATCGACTTTTTGTTTCCAATCAAAGAGTATTTGAGATGGTGATTTATGATTATTTAGTAAGATATTATAAAACTATCGCTTACCGTTCTCTGTAA
- a CDS encoding lantibiotic dehydratase family protein, translating into MKLEKDQLSSNELKGICNDPIFQEAIYLASPYFYQELRQWLNSNGELSPDQHLKVKNTIIKYYSRMSTRCTPFGLFSGIGLGIFNKEITESNKKNNQKLSDSAKIRDTKLDMHFLVSLAKYLTDIPSYKNQLFYSPNNSIYRVGDNIRYVEYQYTNGKRDYIISSAPFSHELEHVMDFSQQGKTIGEIVKSLVNNEIKEEEAQVFINELIDNQVLISELEPNVSGEDFLEVILCVLNRIEAREEEDILISIKNKLDALDLNIGNPISQYLEIEKLIQSFHAKYEQKYLFQTDLYFKNTVELPVYWTKEIKKGISFLNKITQPYKDTHLNKFKKAFYERFETREMPLSYVLDTEIGIGYRQDISAKGIHSYLDDLVFPVLPDKQNLKIELTPIQKILNEKLQEALLDKKFTIELYDEDFKGFEENWDDLPNTMSFMAEIISENSYEKLYIGSGGGSSAANLLGRFCSEKSEVKGLTKKITEKEEDFHTDSLLAEIIHLPQARLGNVIRRPTLRSYEIPYLAQSILPPENQISINDLYISLRNDRIILRSKKLNKEIIPCLTNAHNYYTDTLPIYHFLSDLHSQNSRTELYFNWGGLNKIYKFLPRIEYNNVILSKAQWNIIDKDIDSLEVLIEDKEQVLSKLKIWRNKRNIPQWIQWVKYDNTLPINLENYDMVRIFIQTIRKEKSIIISEFLYNENDDYKHEFVFSIYKNMKL; encoded by the coding sequence ATGAAATTAGAAAAAGATCAATTATCAAGTAATGAATTGAAAGGAATTTGTAATGATCCAATCTTTCAAGAGGCTATTTATTTAGCATCCCCTTACTTTTATCAGGAACTCAGGCAATGGTTGAATTCAAATGGGGAATTATCACCAGACCAGCATCTAAAAGTTAAAAATACCATAATTAAATATTATAGCCGAATGAGTACACGATGTACGCCATTCGGGCTTTTTTCAGGGATTGGGTTAGGTATATTTAATAAGGAAATAACGGAAAGTAATAAAAAAAATAATCAAAAGCTCTCTGATTCAGCGAAAATCCGAGACACAAAACTTGATATGCATTTTCTGGTTTCTTTAGCAAAGTATCTGACAGACATTCCTTCCTATAAAAATCAACTTTTTTATTCTCCCAATAACAGTATTTATAGAGTAGGAGATAATATTCGCTATGTTGAATATCAGTATACCAATGGAAAAAGAGACTATATCATTTCTTCTGCTCCGTTTTCACACGAACTTGAACATGTGATGGATTTTTCTCAACAAGGAAAAACTATTGGGGAAATTGTTAAAAGTCTTGTTAATAATGAAATAAAAGAAGAAGAAGCTCAGGTATTTATAAATGAGTTAATTGATAACCAAGTTTTGATAAGTGAGCTGGAACCGAACGTTTCAGGAGAAGATTTTTTAGAAGTTATATTATGTGTTTTAAACAGAATAGAGGCTAGGGAGGAAGAAGATATTTTGATTTCTATAAAAAATAAACTGGATGCGTTGGATTTAAACATAGGAAATCCTATTTCTCAATATTTGGAAATTGAAAAATTGATTCAATCTTTTCATGCTAAATATGAACAGAAATATCTTTTCCAGACAGATCTGTATTTTAAGAATACAGTAGAGCTTCCTGTTTATTGGACAAAAGAGATTAAAAAAGGGATTAGTTTTCTAAATAAAATTACACAACCTTATAAAGACACTCACCTCAATAAATTTAAAAAAGCATTTTATGAGAGATTTGAAACTCGGGAAATGCCCTTATCTTATGTTTTAGATACAGAAATAGGAATTGGGTACAGGCAGGATATTTCGGCAAAAGGTATTCATTCCTATTTAGATGATTTGGTGTTTCCTGTTCTTCCGGATAAACAAAATCTTAAGATAGAGCTTACTCCTATCCAAAAAATTCTTAATGAAAAATTACAAGAAGCTTTACTGGATAAAAAATTTACAATTGAGTTATATGATGAGGATTTTAAAGGCTTTGAGGAGAATTGGGATGATTTACCAAATACCATGTCTTTTATGGCAGAAATAATATCTGAAAATAGTTATGAAAAATTATATATAGGAAGTGGAGGGGGAAGTAGTGCTGCAAATCTTCTTGGAAGATTCTGTTCCGAAAAATCGGAGGTAAAGGGTTTAACAAAAAAAATAACTGAAAAAGAAGAAGATTTTCATACTGATTCTCTTTTAGCAGAAATAATTCACTTACCACAAGCAAGATTAGGCAATGTGATAAGACGACCAACATTAAGAAGCTATGAAATCCCTTATCTGGCACAATCTATTTTACCACCAGAGAACCAGATATCTATTAACGATCTATATATATCTTTGAGAAATGATAGAATCATTTTGCGTTCCAAGAAATTAAATAAAGAAATTATACCTTGTTTAACTAATGCTCATAATTACTATACGGATACTTTACCTATTTATCATTTCTTATCAGATCTCCATTCCCAAAATAGCCGTACAGAACTATATTTTAATTGGGGCGGATTGAATAAGATTTATAAATTTTTACCTAGAATAGAATATAACAATGTCATTCTGTCAAAAGCTCAGTGGAATATTATTGATAAGGATATTGACTCTTTGGAAGTGTTAATAGAAGATAAAGAACAAGTATTGTCAAAATTAAAAATCTGGAGAAATAAAAGAAATATTCCTCAATGGATTCAATGGGTAAAATATGATAACACCTTACCTATAAATTTAGAGAATTATGATATGGTAAGAATTTTTATCCAAACTATAAGAAAAGAAAAATCAATCATCATTAGTGAATTTTTATACAATGAAAATGATGATTATAAGCACGAGTTTGTTTTTTCAATATATAAAAACATGAAACTGTAG